One genomic segment of Gemmatimonadetes bacterium SCN 70-22 includes these proteins:
- a CDS encoding peptidase M20, with translation MYAPFRLASPVTLGVLVLALASSPSASAPPARASVADSLTREERALLAAVDAANTEGLALLERVVNINSGTLNLAGVRAVGDVFRAEFDRLGFHTRWVDGAPFQRAGHLVAEHPGKGPKFLLIGHLDTVFEPDHPFQRFERVDATHARGPGISDMKGGDVIIVLVLKALAARGMLEHMNVTVVMTGDEERAGEPLALAREALVAAAEGADYAIGFEDGDGEPGHAVVSRRGASSWELAVKGVAAHSSQIFQPEVGAGAIYEASRILTEFYRRLSAEPNLTFNPGLILGGTAVQYDAPNAKGSAAGKDNVVAEHAVASGDLRALTPEQYAQAKAVMQQVVAASLPHTSATLTFDDGYPPLAPSDANRALLAIYDRASRDIGAGAVTAVDPRRAGAADVSFVAGRARAIIDGIGMRGKDGHTANETADLAMLPVQAKRMALVMHRIVRGAKAGVM, from the coding sequence ATGTACGCGCCGTTCCGGTTGGCCTCGCCCGTCACCCTGGGGGTGCTCGTGCTCGCGCTGGCGTCGTCTCCGTCGGCCTCGGCACCCCCGGCGCGGGCGAGCGTCGCCGACTCGCTCACGCGCGAGGAGCGCGCCCTCCTCGCGGCCGTCGATGCCGCCAACACGGAGGGACTGGCCCTCCTCGAGCGCGTCGTCAACATCAACAGCGGGACGCTGAACCTCGCCGGAGTCCGCGCGGTGGGCGACGTCTTTCGCGCCGAGTTCGACCGCCTTGGCTTCCACACGCGCTGGGTCGATGGGGCTCCCTTCCAGCGTGCCGGCCACCTGGTGGCGGAGCACCCGGGGAAGGGGCCGAAGTTCCTCCTCATCGGGCATCTCGACACCGTCTTCGAGCCCGACCATCCCTTCCAGCGCTTCGAGCGCGTCGACGCCACGCATGCACGCGGCCCCGGAATCAGCGACATGAAGGGGGGCGACGTGATCATCGTGCTGGTGCTCAAGGCGCTGGCTGCCCGCGGGATGCTCGAGCACATGAACGTGACCGTCGTGATGACGGGTGACGAGGAGCGAGCCGGCGAACCGTTGGCGCTCGCGCGCGAGGCGCTGGTGGCGGCGGCCGAAGGGGCCGACTACGCCATCGGCTTCGAGGACGGTGACGGGGAACCGGGGCACGCCGTCGTCTCGCGCCGGGGCGCGTCGTCGTGGGAGCTGGCGGTGAAGGGGGTCGCCGCACACTCGTCGCAGATCTTCCAGCCCGAGGTGGGGGCCGGGGCGATCTACGAGGCCTCGCGCATCCTGACCGAGTTCTACCGCCGCCTGTCTGCGGAGCCCAACCTCACCTTCAACCCCGGGCTGATCCTGGGCGGGACGGCGGTGCAGTACGACGCGCCTAACGCGAAGGGGAGCGCGGCCGGGAAGGACAACGTGGTCGCCGAGCACGCCGTCGCGTCGGGCGACCTCCGCGCGCTCACCCCCGAGCAGTACGCGCAGGCCAAGGCGGTGATGCAGCAGGTCGTCGCCGCCTCGCTCCCGCACACCTCGGCGACCCTCACCTTCGACGATGGCTATCCCCCGCTCGCCCCGAGCGATGCGAATCGCGCGCTGCTGGCCATCTACGACCGGGCGAGCCGTGACATCGGTGCGGGGGCGGTAACCGCCGTCGATCCGCGCCGGGCCGGCGCCGCCGACGTCTCGTTCGTCGCCGGCCGCGCCAGGGCGATCATCGACGGGATCGGGATGCGCGGCAAGGATGGACACACGGCCAACGAGACGGCCGACCTCGCGATGCTGCCGGTGCAGGCCAAGCGCATGGCGCTCGTGATGCACCGCATCGTGCGTGGAGCGAAGGCCGGGGTCATGTAG
- a CDS encoding flavin reductase: MPRRSFPLARVYTLLEPGPVTLVTTAHAGRYNVMPMSWHTMLEFEPPLVGCVISDGNRSFSMLQRSRECVLGIPTVEIAPQVVRCGNSSGARVDKFRRYGLTPAPASLVAAPLVEECYANLECRVADTGMVRKYCLFVLEVVKAWVDPAVKAPRTLHHRGRGAFMVAGETIRLRSRMK; this comes from the coding sequence ATGCCAAGGAGATCCTTCCCCCTCGCCAGGGTCTACACCCTTCTCGAGCCGGGGCCGGTCACGCTCGTCACCACGGCCCATGCTGGCAGGTACAACGTGATGCCGATGTCGTGGCACACCATGCTCGAGTTCGAGCCGCCACTGGTGGGGTGCGTCATCAGCGACGGCAACCGCTCGTTCTCCATGCTGCAGCGCTCCCGCGAGTGCGTGCTCGGCATTCCGACCGTCGAGATCGCCCCCCAGGTGGTGCGCTGCGGCAACTCCTCGGGTGCGCGGGTGGACAAGTTCCGCCGGTACGGGCTCACCCCGGCACCCGCGTCCCTCGTCGCGGCGCCCCTGGTGGAGGAGTGCTACGCCAACCTCGAATGTCGCGTGGCCGACACGGGCATGGTGCGGAAATACTGTCTCTTCGTGCTCGAGGTGGTGAAGGCGTGGGTCGATCCCGCCGTCAAGGCGCCGCGCACGCTGCACCACCGTGGCCGGGGTGCATTCATGGTGGCCGGAGAGACGATCCGCCTGC